One genomic region from Streptomyces sp. NBC_00582 encodes:
- a CDS encoding RNA polymerase sigma factor, translated as MDEVLLRSLTPNVLALLVRRGADFAAAEDAVQDALVEAVRVWPADPPRDPKGWLVTVAWRRFLDATRADTARRRRENRLDEEPPPGPTPSADDTLQLYFLCAHPSLTPSSAVALTLRAVGGLTTRQIAQAYLVPEATMAQRISRAKRTVSGVRLDRPGDVATVLRVLYLVFNEGYSGDVDLAAEAIRLTRQLAAAVDHPEVSGLLALMLLHHARRATRTAPDGGLVPLAEQDRGRWDTVAIAEGVEILQTALARDRLGEFQAQAAIAALHADAPTAEETDWVQIVEWYDELTRLTDSPVVRLNRAVAVGEADGPRAGLAALAALDDSLPRHTAIAAYLHERAGDLTTAARLYAEAAHQAPNLAERDHLTRQAARLNTRRTP; from the coding sequence ATGGACGAGGTCCTCCTGAGGAGCCTCACGCCGAACGTCCTCGCCCTCCTCGTCCGCCGCGGAGCAGACTTCGCGGCGGCCGAGGACGCCGTGCAGGACGCGCTGGTCGAGGCGGTCCGCGTCTGGCCCGCCGACCCGCCACGGGACCCCAAGGGCTGGCTGGTCACCGTGGCCTGGCGCCGCTTCCTCGACGCGACCCGCGCGGACACCGCCCGCCGCCGGCGCGAGAACCGCCTCGACGAAGAGCCTCCGCCCGGCCCCACGCCCTCGGCGGACGACACACTCCAGCTCTACTTCCTCTGCGCCCACCCGTCCCTGACCCCGTCCTCCGCGGTCGCGCTCACCCTGCGCGCCGTCGGAGGTCTCACCACACGCCAGATCGCCCAGGCCTACCTGGTGCCCGAGGCAACCATGGCCCAGCGCATCAGCCGCGCCAAGCGCACCGTCTCCGGCGTACGCCTGGACCGGCCCGGCGACGTCGCCACCGTGCTGCGCGTCCTCTACCTGGTCTTCAACGAGGGGTACTCCGGCGACGTCGACCTCGCCGCCGAGGCCATCCGCCTCACCCGACAGCTCGCGGCCGCCGTCGACCACCCCGAGGTGTCCGGACTCCTCGCCCTCATGCTGCTCCACCACGCACGGCGCGCCACCCGCACCGCCCCCGACGGCGGCCTGGTCCCGCTCGCCGAGCAGGACCGCGGCCGCTGGGACACCGTGGCGATCGCCGAGGGCGTCGAGATCCTGCAGACGGCTCTCGCCCGCGACCGGCTGGGTGAGTTCCAGGCCCAGGCCGCCATCGCGGCCCTCCACGCCGACGCGCCCACCGCCGAGGAGACCGACTGGGTGCAGATCGTCGAGTGGTACGACGAGCTCACCCGGCTCACCGACAGCCCCGTAGTCCGCCTCAACCGCGCGGTCGCCGTCGGCGAGGCCGACGGCCCCCGCGCCGGACTGGCCGCCCTCGCGGCCCTGGACGACTCCCTTCCCCGGCACACCGCCATCGCGGCCTACCTCCACGAACGCGCCGGCGACCTGACGACGGCGGCCCGCCTGTACGCGGAGGCGGCCCACCAGGCCCCCAACCTCGCCGAGCGCGACCATCTGACCCGCCAGGCGGCCCGCCTCAACACCCGAAGAACTCCCTGA
- a CDS encoding YciI family protein: MAKYLLLKHYRGAPAPVNNVPMDQWTPEEISAHIQYMQDFADRLEKTGEFVDGQALAPEGQWVRYDGEGRPPVTDGPFAETKDLIAGWMIIDVDSQERAVELAGELSAAPGAGGRPIHEWLEVRPFLSAPPTITE; this comes from the coding sequence ATGGCCAAGTATCTGCTGCTGAAGCACTACCGCGGCGCCCCCGCCCCCGTGAACAACGTGCCGATGGACCAGTGGACGCCGGAGGAGATCTCGGCGCACATCCAGTACATGCAGGACTTCGCGGACCGGCTCGAGAAGACCGGCGAGTTCGTCGACGGCCAGGCGCTGGCCCCCGAGGGCCAGTGGGTCCGATACGACGGTGAGGGCCGCCCGCCGGTCACCGACGGCCCGTTCGCCGAGACCAAGGACCTGATCGCCGGCTGGATGATCATCGACGTCGACAGCCAGGAGCGCGCCGTCGAACTGGCCGGGGAACTGTCGGCCGCCCCCGGCGCCGGCGGCAGGCCCATCCACGAGTGGCTCGAGGTCCGCCCGTTCCTCAGCGCCCCGCCCACCATCACGGAGTGA
- a CDS encoding DUF1015 domain-containing protein, with the protein MNTAGHSEATAPRGLELTPFRGLRYDPERVGSLAAVTSPPYDVVVRPDGLHQLQDADPYNIVRLILPQATTPSARNEQAADALRRWLAEGVLTADSEPALYVYEQRHADGMIQRGLIGTLRVTDPAEGIVLPHEDVIEPVVAERAALMRATYANLEPLLLTYRGNGTAAEIVDRTAEHPPLLATTTEDGYRHRLWAITDRAEQALVQADLAHHQALIADGHHRWATYRRLRAAHPSPSPWDHGLVLLVDTARYPLRVRAIHRLLHGLPVAEALTAVQDLFRVRRLRVPLPEALEALADAACAGNAFLLAGDGSFHLLDRPDPALLDRTVPQDRPRAWRTLDATVLHATLLAHVWHIPEDDPTRIAYIHDTAATVRKAERSGTTAVLLHPVREEVVRDLARQGVTMPRKSTSFGPKPASGLVLRALDV; encoded by the coding sequence ATGAACACAGCAGGTCACTCGGAAGCAACGGCGCCCCGGGGCCTGGAACTCACCCCGTTCCGAGGCCTGCGCTACGACCCCGAACGGGTCGGCAGCCTCGCCGCCGTCACCTCCCCGCCGTACGACGTCGTCGTCCGCCCCGACGGCCTGCACCAACTCCAGGACGCCGACCCCTACAACATCGTCCGGCTGATCCTCCCCCAGGCCACCACGCCCAGCGCCCGCAACGAACAGGCCGCCGACGCCCTGCGCCGCTGGCTCGCCGAGGGCGTCCTGACCGCCGACTCCGAGCCCGCCCTGTACGTCTACGAACAGCGGCACGCCGACGGCATGATCCAGCGCGGCCTCATCGGCACCCTGCGCGTCACCGACCCGGCCGAGGGGATCGTCCTCCCCCACGAGGACGTCATAGAGCCCGTCGTCGCGGAGCGCGCCGCCCTGATGCGCGCCACCTACGCCAACCTCGAGCCCCTCCTCCTCACCTACCGCGGCAACGGCACGGCGGCCGAGATCGTCGACCGCACCGCCGAGCACCCCCCGCTCCTCGCCACGACCACCGAGGACGGCTACCGCCACCGCCTGTGGGCGATCACCGACCGCGCCGAGCAGGCCCTCGTCCAGGCGGACCTCGCCCACCACCAGGCACTGATCGCCGACGGCCACCACCGCTGGGCCACCTACCGCCGCCTGCGCGCCGCGCACCCCTCCCCCAGCCCCTGGGACCACGGCCTGGTCCTCCTCGTCGACACGGCCCGCTACCCCCTGCGCGTCCGCGCCATCCACCGCCTCCTGCACGGCCTGCCGGTCGCCGAGGCCCTCACCGCCGTACAGGACCTGTTCCGGGTCCGGCGGCTCCGGGTCCCCCTCCCCGAGGCCCTGGAGGCGCTGGCGGACGCGGCCTGCGCCGGAAACGCGTTCCTGCTGGCAGGCGACGGCTCCTTCCACCTTCTCGACCGCCCCGACCCGGCCCTCCTGGACCGCACGGTCCCCCAGGACCGCCCCCGGGCCTGGCGCACCCTGGACGCGACCGTCCTGCACGCCACCCTCCTCGCCCACGTGTGGCACATCCCCGAGGACGACCCGACCCGCATCGCCTACATCCACGACACCGCCGCCACCGTACGCAAGGCGGAACGCAGCGGCACCACGGCCGTCCTCCTCCACCCCGTACGCGAGGAAGTCGTCCGCGACCTCGCCCGCCAGGGCGTCACCATGCCCCGCAAATCCACGTCGTTCGGCCCCAAACCTGCCTCCGGTCTGGTCCTGCGGGCCCTGGACGTCTGA